A stretch of Microbacterium sp. LWH3-1.2 DNA encodes these proteins:
- a CDS encoding DUF6153 family protein yields MLPLQREPRSTRVGFGVHAVMIAAIVLGLLGMHVLASQGSHAAHGSPMTVASVQSGTAQHHEHQGSMTESAITPAEPSIPSVWAVVCVLALLLTALFVAPSGSSWWLGRRELFWSAATVGVPVDGAPQHPPSLTVLSVSRT; encoded by the coding sequence ATGCTGCCGCTGCAGCGCGAACCCCGCTCGACGCGCGTCGGGTTCGGTGTGCACGCTGTGATGATCGCGGCGATCGTGCTGGGCCTTCTCGGCATGCACGTGCTCGCTTCCCAGGGATCGCATGCCGCGCACGGATCGCCGATGACGGTGGCGTCGGTCCAGTCCGGCACGGCGCAGCATCACGAGCACCAGGGCTCGATGACCGAGAGCGCCATCACGCCGGCAGAGCCTTCCATTCCCAGCGTCTGGGCGGTGGTCTGCGTCCTCGCCCTCCTCCTCACTGCACTGTTCGTCGCACCGTCCGGCTCGTCGTGGTGGCTCGGGCGGCGCGAGCTGTTCTGGAGCGCCGCAACCGTCGGCGTGCCCGTCGACGGTGCGCCGCAGCATCCACCCTCTCTCACTGTTCTCTCCGTCAGCCGGACGTGA
- the dnaG gene encoding DNA primase, protein MAGRIRQADVDEVKARTNIADIIGERVALKSAGVGSMKGLCPFHDERSPSFNVRPQAGFYHCFGCGESGDVYSFLRAMDHVTFTEAVERLAGRIGYALHYEDGGAAPEHTGRARLYAANAAAAEFFRSQLMTPEADIARRFLGQRGFDAGAAAHFGVGFAPKGWEGMTKALRAQGFTEEELSSAGLVSQGQRGVYDRFRGRVVWPIRDVTGQVIGFGARRLFDDDNGPKYLNTPETTIYKKAQVLYGLDLAKREVSRQHQVVVVEGYTDVMACHLAGVTTAIATCGTAFGSDHITVLRRVMGDDSTSGEVVFTFDPDAAGQKAALRAFADAKRFNAQTYVATGPEGLDPCDLRLARGDGAVRALLETKVPMVEFVLDQRISGYDLRSVEGRVGALRTAAPVVAELRDPLLQPEYVRVLARRLGMDTEDVRREVERAGRSNGGGRRDAAPGTSESPEPSVIDGALRVTLGTLPRTPDIGIERDALMGVLQFGHRMDPSLVARALDLPFRHPALEAVRVAVRDAPGMQRPGWAVDAVANVREPYRSLAAELLAADFPALSDEEAVSSASDLARRLVMRGFDREKAELLGAIQRVPADSEEGRAIRLRLRELDAQRQALADEGS, encoded by the coding sequence ATGGCGGGGCGCATCCGCCAGGCGGACGTCGACGAGGTCAAGGCGCGCACGAACATCGCCGACATCATCGGCGAGCGGGTCGCGCTCAAGTCCGCCGGTGTCGGCTCGATGAAGGGGCTCTGCCCGTTCCACGACGAACGCAGTCCGAGCTTCAACGTGCGTCCGCAGGCCGGCTTCTACCACTGCTTCGGCTGCGGCGAGTCCGGTGACGTGTACTCGTTCTTGCGCGCGATGGACCACGTGACCTTCACCGAAGCCGTCGAACGGCTGGCGGGCCGCATCGGCTACGCGCTGCACTATGAGGACGGTGGCGCCGCCCCTGAGCACACCGGCCGCGCGCGCCTGTATGCCGCGAACGCGGCGGCGGCGGAGTTCTTCCGTTCGCAGCTCATGACGCCCGAGGCGGACATCGCACGACGGTTCCTCGGCCAGCGCGGCTTCGACGCGGGCGCCGCGGCCCACTTCGGCGTCGGGTTCGCCCCCAAGGGCTGGGAGGGCATGACCAAGGCGCTGCGCGCCCAGGGGTTCACCGAGGAGGAGCTCTCGTCCGCCGGCCTCGTGTCGCAGGGGCAGCGCGGCGTCTACGACCGCTTCCGTGGCCGCGTGGTCTGGCCGATCCGCGACGTCACCGGGCAGGTGATCGGGTTCGGCGCGCGCAGACTCTTCGACGACGACAACGGCCCCAAGTACCTGAACACGCCTGAGACGACGATCTACAAGAAAGCGCAGGTGCTCTATGGCCTGGACCTCGCCAAGCGCGAGGTCTCCCGCCAGCACCAGGTGGTCGTGGTCGAGGGCTACACCGACGTGATGGCATGCCACCTGGCAGGCGTCACCACTGCGATCGCGACATGCGGCACCGCGTTCGGATCCGACCACATCACGGTGCTCCGGCGTGTGATGGGAGACGACTCCACGTCCGGCGAGGTCGTCTTCACCTTCGACCCGGATGCCGCGGGGCAGAAGGCGGCGCTGCGCGCCTTCGCCGATGCCAAGCGATTCAACGCGCAGACGTATGTCGCCACCGGCCCGGAAGGGCTCGATCCGTGCGACCTGCGGCTCGCCCGCGGCGACGGCGCCGTGCGGGCGCTGCTCGAGACGAAGGTGCCCATGGTCGAGTTCGTGCTCGATCAGCGCATCTCGGGCTACGACCTGCGAAGCGTCGAAGGGCGGGTGGGCGCGCTGCGGACGGCGGCTCCGGTGGTCGCCGAGCTGAGGGACCCGCTGCTACAGCCCGAGTACGTGCGTGTGCTCGCTCGACGACTCGGCATGGACACCGAGGACGTCCGCCGGGAGGTCGAGCGCGCGGGCAGGAGCAACGGGGGCGGCCGACGCGACGCCGCGCCCGGCACGTCCGAATCGCCGGAGCCGTCGGTGATCGACGGCGCTCTGCGCGTCACGCTCGGGACCCTTCCGCGCACGCCCGACATCGGGATCGAGCGTGACGCGCTGATGGGTGTGCTGCAGTTCGGCCACCGGATGGATCCGTCACTCGTCGCACGCGCGCTCGACCTGCCGTTCCGGCATCCGGCTCTGGAAGCCGTGCGCGTCGCCGTGCGCGACGCTCCGGGGATGCAGCGCCCCGGCTGGGCGGTGGATGCCGTCGCCAACGTCCGCGAGCCCTACCGGTCGCTCGCCGCGGAGCTTCTCGCCGCCGACTTCCCCGCTCTGAGCGACGAGGAGGCGGTGTCCTCGGCGAGCGACCTCGCGCGCCGCCTGGTGATGCGCGGATTCGACCGCGAGAAGGCGGAGCTGCTCGGCGCGATCCAGCGCGTGCCCGCGGACTCGGAAGAGGGCCGCGCGATCCGGCTGCGCCTGCGGGAGCTCGACGCCCAGCGCCAGGCGCTGGCCGACGAGGGATCCTGA
- the def gene encoding peptide deformylase yields the protein MAVLPIRIMGDPVLHSPASVVEEITDEIRTLVADMFETMDAAPGVGLAAPQVGVPLRIYTYTYADDDGEPWRGVIINPELWMKPLEPGAPDPDEESEGCLSFPGERFPLRRSDEVLVTGTGLEGEPVRIQVDGWRARIMQHEFDHLDGILYVDRLDDGDWKTVQKIARKRGWGRPGSSWTPGIDDLDA from the coding sequence GTGGCTGTTCTCCCGATTCGCATCATGGGCGATCCCGTCCTGCACTCCCCCGCGTCCGTCGTCGAAGAGATCACGGACGAGATCCGCACCCTGGTCGCCGACATGTTCGAGACGATGGATGCCGCGCCCGGCGTGGGTCTCGCAGCCCCGCAGGTGGGTGTGCCGCTGCGCATCTACACGTACACCTACGCCGACGACGACGGTGAGCCCTGGCGCGGCGTGATCATCAACCCCGAACTGTGGATGAAGCCCCTCGAGCCCGGTGCACCCGATCCCGATGAGGAGTCGGAGGGCTGCCTGTCGTTCCCCGGCGAGCGGTTCCCGCTGCGTCGGTCCGACGAGGTGCTCGTGACCGGCACAGGCCTCGAGGGGGAACCCGTCCGCATCCAGGTCGACGGCTGGCGCGCGCGCATCATGCAGCACGAGTTCGACCACCTCGACGGCATCCTCTACGTCGACCGCCTCGACGACGGTGACTGGAAGACCGTGCAGAAGATCGCGCGCAAACGCGGCTGGGGCCGGCCGGGCAGCTCCTGGACCCCGGGCATCGACGACCTCGACGCCTGA
- a CDS encoding DUF262 domain-containing protein, giving the protein MVTATNVDATAVNTIGWLSAADWTIVVPVYQRQYRWDIGGCEQLLADIRAVAELDDRQMHFIGSILSSASGEGSDAELVLIDGQQRTTTLMLLVAALHHTVRETDPDLADQLQRVLVHSHDDARTKLRPHRAWASVFERVVLDLPLPAGEHRDSRFDDNYAFFRSQISLEEAPHIWRGLQKLEHVAITLGAGANAQQIFESLNSTGEPLRDHELIHNYVLMGLNHSEQREIEADYWQVIEQNTGDSIAEFWRQYLVMRTGREVTVVGGRGVYDAFRHEFPRLDFEGLRRHADEWRELSRVYRILLRPNEAPDAEITRHLAYLGTFGTGMYPLVMRTYRDFERRLLGHDELIDTLEMVQSLLARRAVVGTGVDRLVARLCRAREDGAAALVSAISRITPSDERVAVALKYSELPHAAYVLGRIAGVDGAGGLDVEHIFPLAPGDGWSGDGVREWASYTDDEQNSHRALAKTIGNLTVLEEDLAVRAFDLSFPEKRALYARSAVSTTAELADLPSWGTAAIARRSMRLTGRFVEVWKRPGGPAIDDDGLTPILDAVRRRGWPPGWHREWSYVEYCGEHWEVPDVKYLFNRVFKRLWADSREAVVAYSARRGGPVYTAQSWNGQWDRLDDQHSLYMGWDSSYMLSAVQGVLEEAGLAPEVFVKYSYIGNAM; this is encoded by the coding sequence ATGGTCACTGCCACGAACGTCGATGCCACTGCTGTCAACACCATCGGCTGGCTCTCCGCCGCGGACTGGACGATCGTGGTCCCGGTGTATCAGCGGCAGTACCGGTGGGACATCGGCGGGTGCGAGCAGCTGCTCGCCGACATCCGTGCGGTCGCGGAACTCGACGATCGGCAGATGCACTTCATCGGCTCGATCCTCTCCTCCGCGAGCGGCGAGGGGTCGGACGCGGAGCTGGTGCTGATCGACGGACAGCAGCGCACGACGACGCTCATGCTGCTGGTCGCAGCCCTGCACCACACCGTCCGCGAAACAGATCCCGACCTCGCCGATCAGCTCCAGCGCGTTCTCGTCCACTCCCACGACGACGCGCGCACGAAGCTTCGTCCGCACCGGGCGTGGGCGTCGGTGTTCGAACGCGTCGTGCTCGACCTCCCGCTCCCGGCCGGGGAGCACCGCGACTCGCGGTTCGACGACAACTACGCGTTCTTCCGCAGCCAGATCAGCCTCGAGGAGGCGCCGCACATCTGGCGGGGACTCCAGAAGCTCGAGCACGTTGCGATCACGCTCGGCGCCGGCGCCAACGCGCAGCAGATCTTCGAGAGCCTCAACTCCACCGGCGAGCCGTTGCGCGACCATGAGCTCATCCACAACTACGTGCTGATGGGACTGAATCACTCCGAGCAGCGCGAGATCGAAGCCGACTACTGGCAGGTGATCGAGCAGAACACGGGCGATTCGATCGCGGAGTTCTGGCGGCAGTACCTCGTCATGCGGACCGGCCGCGAGGTGACCGTCGTCGGCGGCCGCGGCGTGTACGACGCCTTCCGCCACGAGTTCCCACGGCTCGACTTCGAGGGCCTGCGGCGCCACGCCGACGAGTGGCGCGAACTCTCCCGCGTGTACCGCATCCTGCTCCGGCCGAATGAGGCTCCGGATGCCGAGATCACGCGCCACCTCGCGTACCTCGGCACGTTCGGCACCGGAATGTACCCGCTCGTCATGCGAACGTACCGCGACTTCGAGCGGCGATTACTCGGGCACGACGAACTGATCGACACGCTCGAGATGGTGCAGTCGCTGCTCGCGCGGCGGGCCGTCGTCGGCACCGGCGTTGACCGCCTCGTCGCGCGGCTGTGCCGGGCCCGCGAAGACGGCGCGGCTGCGCTCGTGTCGGCGATCTCGCGCATCACGCCGTCCGACGAGCGCGTCGCTGTCGCCCTCAAGTACTCGGAACTCCCCCACGCGGCCTACGTCCTCGGCCGCATCGCCGGGGTGGACGGGGCGGGCGGTCTGGACGTCGAGCACATCTTCCCGCTCGCTCCCGGCGACGGCTGGTCGGGCGACGGCGTCCGCGAGTGGGCGTCGTACACGGACGACGAGCAGAACAGCCATCGCGCGCTCGCGAAGACGATCGGCAACCTCACGGTTCTCGAGGAGGACCTCGCCGTCCGCGCTTTCGACCTCTCGTTCCCCGAGAAGCGGGCGCTGTACGCCCGCAGCGCCGTCTCGACCACGGCTGAGCTCGCCGACCTGCCCTCATGGGGCACGGCCGCGATCGCCCGACGATCGATGCGGCTCACCGGACGGTTCGTCGAGGTCTGGAAGCGTCCGGGCGGCCCGGCGATCGACGATGACGGCCTGACCCCGATCCTCGACGCCGTCCGCCGCCGCGGATGGCCCCCGGGCTGGCACCGCGAGTGGTCGTACGTCGAGTACTGCGGCGAGCACTGGGAGGTGCCCGACGTCAAGTACCTCTTCAACCGCGTCTTCAAGCGGCTCTGGGCGGACTCCCGAGAGGCGGTCGTCGCGTACAGCGCGCGCCGGGGCGGTCCGGTCTACACGGCACAGTCCTGGAACGGCCAGTGGGACCGCCTCGACGACCAGCACTCGCTCTACATGGGCTGGGACTCCAGCTACATGCTGAGCGCCGTTCAGGGCGTGCTCGAAGAGGCGGGCCTGGCCCCCGAGGTCTTCGTCAAGTACTCCTACATCGGCAACGCGATGTGA
- the nagE gene encoding N-acetylglucosamine-specific PTS transporter subunit IIBC — protein MKFLQRLGRSIMLPVAVLPVAAILSGISYWISNGGKSPNLVSAFLGAAGGSLLDNMALLFAVGIALGMAQKSDGTSALAGLVSWLVVTTLLKPETVALYTGIADVNEVDPAFLKVQNVFVGIICGLIGAFCYNRFKDTKLPDALSFFSGKRSVAIVTAGASLVVAIALFFIWPWVYGGLVTFGEWIVTLGPFGTGIYGFLNRLLIPVGLHHALNSVFWFDVAGINDLNNFLSGEGTYGVTGQYMTGFFPIMMFGLPGAALAMYLTAKTTRKKLAYGILLGGAISSFFVGVTEPLEFAFMFLAPVLYVTHALFTGISMAISQILPVRMGFGFSGGFIDLVLNWMNPMAQNPWLIPVMGVFWFFIYFGVFYFFIKRFNLKTPGREDDDILGEGTEYDTHVADDKYLVTGSRFIDALGGKDNILELENCATRLRMEIDDVSKVDETALKRAGAAGTMKPGGKSVQVVYGTNVQFVKDAMEQIIAGEVAAPSGAAPEPAIAPAAVSTAVLTDTPATTTVTLRQPLEGKVVSLSAVPDPTFAQGIMGPGIAIEPTGNTVVAPADGTIGATFDSSHAVALVLDDGTELLIHVGIDTVGMKGDGFETLVEKGQKVTAGTPLLRFDLAKIHAAGHPSITPVIVLNNENAVVSFD, from the coding sequence ATGAAGTTCTTGCAGAGGCTCGGCAGGTCGATCATGCTCCCGGTGGCCGTGCTGCCGGTGGCTGCGATCCTGTCCGGCATCAGCTACTGGATCAGCAACGGGGGAAAGAGTCCCAACCTCGTCTCCGCGTTCCTCGGCGCAGCGGGCGGCTCGCTGCTCGACAATATGGCGCTGCTGTTCGCCGTCGGCATCGCGCTCGGGATGGCGCAGAAGTCCGACGGCACCTCGGCGCTGGCCGGGCTCGTGTCGTGGCTCGTGGTGACGACGCTCCTCAAGCCGGAGACCGTCGCCCTCTACACGGGGATCGCCGACGTCAACGAGGTCGACCCCGCGTTCCTCAAGGTGCAGAACGTCTTCGTCGGCATCATCTGCGGTCTGATCGGCGCGTTCTGCTACAACCGCTTCAAAGACACGAAGCTCCCGGACGCGCTGTCGTTCTTCTCGGGCAAGCGCTCGGTCGCGATCGTCACCGCCGGCGCGTCGCTGGTCGTCGCCATCGCTCTTTTCTTCATCTGGCCATGGGTCTACGGCGGTCTCGTCACGTTCGGCGAATGGATCGTCACGCTCGGCCCCTTCGGCACGGGCATCTACGGCTTCCTCAACCGGCTCCTCATCCCCGTGGGCCTGCATCACGCGCTCAACTCGGTGTTCTGGTTCGACGTCGCGGGCATCAACGATCTGAACAACTTCCTCTCCGGCGAAGGCACCTACGGCGTCACCGGCCAGTACATGACCGGCTTCTTCCCGATCATGATGTTCGGTCTGCCGGGAGCCGCCCTCGCCATGTACCTCACCGCGAAGACCACGCGCAAGAAGCTCGCCTACGGCATCCTCCTCGGCGGCGCGATCTCGTCCTTCTTCGTGGGCGTCACTGAGCCTCTCGAGTTCGCCTTCATGTTCCTGGCGCCCGTGCTGTATGTCACCCACGCCCTGTTCACGGGCATCTCGATGGCGATCAGTCAGATCCTGCCCGTGCGCATGGGCTTCGGCTTCTCGGGCGGCTTCATCGACCTCGTCCTCAACTGGATGAACCCGATGGCGCAGAACCCGTGGCTGATCCCCGTGATGGGCGTCTTCTGGTTCTTCATCTACTTCGGGGTGTTCTACTTCTTCATCAAGCGGTTCAACCTGAAGACCCCGGGCCGCGAGGACGACGACATCCTCGGGGAGGGGACCGAGTACGACACACACGTCGCCGACGACAAGTACCTCGTCACCGGCAGCCGTTTCATCGACGCGCTCGGCGGAAAGGACAACATCCTCGAACTGGAGAACTGCGCAACGCGCCTGCGTATGGAGATCGATGACGTCAGCAAGGTCGACGAGACCGCGCTCAAGCGCGCCGGCGCCGCGGGCACCATGAAGCCGGGCGGCAAGTCGGTGCAGGTGGTCTACGGAACGAACGTCCAGTTCGTGAAGGACGCGATGGAGCAGATCATCGCGGGTGAGGTCGCGGCGCCGTCAGGTGCGGCGCCCGAGCCGGCGATCGCCCCCGCCGCCGTCAGCACCGCGGTGCTCACCGACACGCCCGCGACCACCACCGTCACCCTGCGCCAGCCGCTCGAGGGCAAGGTCGTGTCATTGTCCGCGGTGCCCGACCCGACCTTCGCCCAGGGCATCATGGGCCCGGGCATCGCGATCGAGCCGACCGGCAATACGGTCGTGGCGCCGGCCGACGGCACCATCGGCGCCACGTTCGACAGCAGTCACGCGGTGGCGCTCGTGCTCGACGACGGCACGGAGCTGCTGATCCACGTCGGCATCGACACCGTCGGGATGAAGGGCGACGGCTTCGAGACCCTCGTCGAGAAGGGGCAGAAGGTCACGGCGGGAACGCCGCTCCTGCGCTTCGACCTCGCGAAGATCCATGCGGCCGGACACCCCTCCATCACTCCGGTGATCGTGCTCAACAACGAGAACGCGGTCGTCAGCTTCGATTGA
- a CDS encoding deoxyguanosinetriphosphate triphosphohydrolase, whose protein sequence is MAADLAGASERPVGYDDADADRFHAERHRSQRGDFARDRARVLHSAALRRLAAKTQVLSPASPADFARNRLTHSLEVAQVGRELATALDLAADVVDTACLSHDLGHPPFGHNGERALNEWAENVGGFEGNAQTLRILTRLEPKVVDGDGRSFGLNLTRASLDAACKYPWTADHPLPDPGGRLKFGVYPEDEEVFRWIRAGAPGRLRCIEAEVMDLSDDIAYSVHDFEDAIVNGYLDPARLVDPREHEWLLTAIQSWVGFDFARDELEDALFRLTRMPEWMDSFDGTRAALARLKNLTSDLIGRFARAATTATRESYPTSVLTRYRGHLIVPRIVEAEMAVLKGIIGAAVVSIEGRKDLYKEQRRLLKRLATALWERPDALDALHAEDFAAAETDAARRRVLVDQVASLTDQLAIAWHGSLVEPVDAASVGIWAPGARPMDTASHALRASEAR, encoded by the coding sequence GTGGCGGCTGACCTGGCCGGCGCGTCGGAGCGCCCCGTGGGGTACGACGACGCCGACGCCGACCGCTTCCACGCCGAACGCCACCGCTCGCAGCGCGGCGACTTCGCCCGCGACCGCGCCCGTGTGCTGCACTCCGCGGCTCTGCGACGCCTCGCCGCGAAGACGCAGGTGCTGAGCCCCGCGAGCCCCGCCGACTTCGCGCGCAACCGCCTCACCCACTCGCTGGAGGTCGCCCAGGTCGGCCGCGAGCTGGCGACCGCACTCGATCTCGCCGCCGACGTCGTCGACACCGCCTGCCTCAGCCACGACCTCGGGCACCCGCCCTTCGGCCACAACGGCGAACGCGCGCTGAATGAGTGGGCCGAGAACGTCGGCGGATTCGAGGGCAACGCGCAGACCCTGCGCATCCTCACACGGCTCGAGCCGAAGGTGGTCGACGGCGACGGCCGCAGCTTCGGCCTGAACCTCACCCGTGCGAGCCTCGACGCCGCGTGCAAATACCCGTGGACCGCTGATCACCCGTTGCCCGACCCGGGCGGCCGGCTCAAGTTCGGCGTCTACCCCGAAGACGAAGAGGTCTTCCGCTGGATCCGCGCCGGTGCGCCGGGCCGGCTCCGCTGCATCGAGGCCGAGGTGATGGACCTCTCCGACGACATCGCCTACTCGGTCCATGATTTCGAGGACGCGATCGTCAACGGCTACCTCGACCCGGCGCGCCTGGTCGATCCGCGCGAGCACGAGTGGCTCCTCACGGCGATCCAGTCCTGGGTGGGTTTCGACTTCGCCCGTGACGAACTCGAGGATGCACTGTTCCGACTCACCCGCATGCCCGAGTGGATGGATTCCTTCGACGGCACCCGTGCCGCGCTGGCGCGCCTCAAGAACCTCACTTCGGACCTGATCGGCCGCTTCGCGCGCGCTGCAACGACGGCGACGCGCGAGTCGTACCCGACGTCTGTGCTCACGCGCTATCGCGGCCACCTCATCGTGCCCCGAATCGTCGAGGCCGAGATGGCCGTGCTCAAGGGCATCATCGGCGCCGCGGTCGTGTCGATCGAAGGACGCAAGGACCTCTACAAAGAGCAGCGACGCCTCCTCAAGCGCCTCGCCACCGCTCTGTGGGAGCGCCCCGACGCGCTCGATGCGCTGCACGCGGAGGACTTCGCGGCTGCCGAGACGGATGCTGCACGCCGCCGCGTCCTCGTCGACCAGGTCGCCAGCCTCACCGACCAGCTCGCGATCGCATGGCACGGGTCACTCGTCGAGCCGGTGGATGCCGCATCCGTCGGCATTTGGGCACCGGGCGCTCGCCCCATGGACACGGCTTCCCACGCCCTCCGCGCTTCCGAGGCGCGCTGA
- a CDS encoding DMT family transporter, producing the protein MVWTAVELEDVGDQLVGAFQNPGILIGIPLALLGAVFMSFGAQYQHRGVTKVERLYGSQSNGGLGANHLLKLLARPSWVIGTVMLGLAIVCQLSALAYAPLIVVQPLGAIALVITTLLNAQISGHKPTRRSLTAIGACVGGIFIFVTIAALYATEKPVSNGQLITILVLLGIVTVVFAGLWIWLRSRMGALFYIIAAGVIYGFVATLAKVVIVRIQASDFNWLTFTCLAALIAGAIVGAYFVQNAYASGPPDLVVAGLTVIDPIVAIFIGLTVLQEAAGAPLWVYISFALVGAVAVWGVFQLARHHPQVLSESQELPIPRGSAGRATDAAHPHTASIKVTEAVAKVWPEPPVKDPADEAEGKPGR; encoded by the coding sequence GTGGTGTGGACGGCGGTGGAGCTCGAGGACGTGGGCGATCAGCTCGTCGGCGCGTTCCAGAACCCCGGCATCCTCATCGGCATCCCGCTGGCCCTGCTCGGCGCCGTCTTCATGTCGTTCGGCGCCCAGTACCAGCACCGCGGAGTCACCAAGGTCGAGCGACTCTACGGTTCCCAGAGCAACGGCGGGCTCGGCGCGAACCACCTGCTGAAGCTCCTCGCACGGCCGTCCTGGGTGATCGGCACGGTCATGCTGGGGCTCGCCATCGTGTGCCAGCTGTCGGCTTTGGCGTACGCGCCACTCATCGTTGTGCAGCCCCTCGGGGCGATCGCCCTCGTGATCACGACCCTGCTGAACGCGCAGATCAGCGGGCACAAGCCGACCAGGCGGTCTCTGACCGCCATCGGGGCGTGCGTCGGCGGCATCTTCATCTTCGTGACCATCGCGGCTCTGTACGCGACCGAGAAGCCGGTGTCGAACGGACAGCTCATCACGATCCTGGTGCTGCTCGGCATCGTCACCGTCGTCTTCGCGGGTCTATGGATCTGGCTGCGCTCGCGTATGGGGGCGCTGTTCTACATCATCGCCGCGGGAGTCATCTACGGCTTCGTCGCGACCCTCGCCAAGGTCGTGATCGTTCGCATCCAGGCGAGCGACTTCAACTGGCTCACCTTCACGTGCCTCGCCGCTCTCATCGCGGGAGCCATCGTCGGCGCGTACTTCGTGCAGAACGCGTATGCCTCCGGGCCACCCGACCTGGTCGTCGCAGGCCTCACCGTCATCGACCCGATCGTGGCGATCTTCATCGGCCTGACAGTGCTGCAAGAGGCGGCCGGCGCACCGCTCTGGGTCTACATCTCGTTCGCGTTGGTCGGCGCTGTCGCCGTATGGGGCGTTTTCCAGCTCGCCCGTCACCATCCGCAGGTGCTCAGCGAGAGCCAGGAGCTCCCGATCCCGCGGGGGAGTGCCGGACGGGCGACGGATGCCGCCCACCCGCACACGGCATCGATAAAGGTGACAGAGGCCGTCGCCAAGGTGTGGCCGGAACCACCCGTGAAGGACCCAGCCGACGAGGCGGAAGGCAAGCCGGGCAGGTAG
- a CDS encoding DUF305 domain-containing protein, with the protein MNHHRTRTLVAVLPLAVALGLAGCANGAAGPGSMPGMDHGSQRPSNSASSVAMADQMFVVMMIPHHEQAIEMSDVVLAKEGVDPRVVELAERIKAAQGPEIELMEGWLDEWGVPHDPDASRGMNHGDGMMSEADITALREADGPEASRLFLEQMIVHHEGAVEMAQAALADGQDPDVLALAQSVIVDQTAEIAEMQELLTTL; encoded by the coding sequence ATGAACCACCACCGCACGCGCACCCTCGTCGCCGTCCTCCCCCTCGCCGTCGCCCTGGGGCTGGCCGGGTGTGCGAACGGGGCCGCCGGCCCGGGCTCGATGCCCGGGATGGACCACGGGTCGCAGAGGCCCTCGAACTCCGCGTCCTCCGTCGCCATGGCCGACCAGATGTTCGTCGTCATGATGATTCCCCACCACGAGCAGGCGATCGAGATGTCCGACGTGGTGCTCGCGAAGGAAGGGGTGGATCCCCGCGTCGTCGAGCTGGCGGAGCGGATCAAGGCCGCCCAGGGGCCGGAGATCGAGCTCATGGAGGGCTGGCTCGACGAGTGGGGCGTTCCTCACGACCCCGATGCCTCGAGAGGCATGAATCACGGCGACGGGATGATGTCGGAGGCCGACATCACCGCGCTGCGCGAAGCCGACGGGCCCGAGGCGAGCCGCCTCTTCCTCGAGCAGATGATCGTGCACCACGAGGGTGCCGTCGAGATGGCGCAGGCCGCCCTCGCCGACGGGCAGGACCCGGACGTGCTCGCCCTCGCCCAGAGCGTGATCGTCGACCAGACGGCCGAGATCGCCGAGATGCAGGAGCTGCTGACGACGCTCTGA
- a CDS encoding ATP-binding cassette domain-containing protein: MARRRDADVAIDCSDLSIARSGRGAPAQRVVDGVSFTLPHGGVLALMGPTGSGKSSLAAVLAGADEPGLAVVGGRGLVEGVAVRHPRRAHRYLTYYAGYVPQSAGARLPARLTVAEVIGEPITSRDRRVSARALAVRVASLLDELMLPLGAAPKYPYELSAGMRQRVALARALVLQPRVLIADEPFANMDVEVRKAAREAVLRRRREFDMAALVVTNEPEVVRELDADVLVLRAGHAVAFGHGTQDLLWTPDGRVDQRLVNN; encoded by the coding sequence ATGGCTCGCCGACGAGACGCGGATGTCGCGATCGACTGTTCCGATCTGTCGATCGCGCGCTCCGGGCGCGGAGCCCCTGCCCAGCGCGTCGTCGACGGCGTCTCGTTCACGTTGCCGCATGGGGGCGTCCTCGCGCTGATGGGGCCTACCGGCTCCGGCAAGTCGTCGCTCGCGGCGGTGTTGGCAGGCGCCGACGAACCGGGTCTCGCGGTGGTGGGGGGCCGCGGCCTCGTCGAGGGGGTCGCAGTGCGGCACCCCCGCCGTGCCCATCGGTATCTCACCTACTACGCCGGGTACGTCCCGCAGTCCGCCGGGGCCCGGCTGCCGGCACGCCTCACCGTCGCAGAGGTGATCGGCGAGCCGATCACAAGCCGCGACCGACGCGTCAGCGCACGCGCACTCGCGGTGCGGGTGGCGTCGCTCCTCGACGAGCTGATGCTGCCGCTCGGCGCCGCACCCAAGTACCCGTACGAGCTCAGCGCCGGGATGCGCCAGCGCGTGGCGCTGGCCCGGGCGCTGGTGCTCCAGCCTCGCGTCCTGATCGCCGACGAGCCCTTCGCCAACATGGACGTCGAGGTACGCAAGGCGGCGCGCGAGGCGGTGCTCCGCCGGCGGCGTGAATTCGACATGGCGGCGCTCGTCGTGACGAACGAGCCGGAGGTCGTACGCGAGCTCGACGCGGATGTCCTCGTGCTGCGGGCAGGTCATGCGGTCGCCTTCGGACACGGAACGCAGGATCTGCTGTGGACGCCCGACGGCCGGGTCGATCAACGTCTGGTCAACAACTGA